The sequence below is a genomic window from Tistrella bauzanensis.
CCGTCGAGCGCATGCCCAAGCCGCTCAGAGCTGGCGTCGTCTACCACAGCGAGGAGTTCGAGGTTGGTGCCTTACTGTGCGCCTGTGGCTGCGGCCACCGGGTCAGCCTGTTGGTCCCCGATAGTCATCAGATCACCTCGGAAGGCGGCTGGGCCACGGTGACGCCGTCGATCTCGGTATGCGATGCGGCCTGCAAGTCGCACTATTTCATCACTGCCGGCCA
It includes:
- a CDS encoding DUF6527 family protein yields the protein MPKPLRAGVVYHSEEFEVGALLCACGCGHRVSLLVPDSHQITSEGGWATVTPSISVCDAACKSHYFITAGHVEWMPAFSDAMAASVMRHQIARHAVHDEKKLSWAARIKRAFARAYGRLKSILGI